A region of Amyelois transitella isolate CPQ chromosome 11, ilAmyTran1.1, whole genome shotgun sequence DNA encodes the following proteins:
- the LOC132902249 gene encoding KRAB-A domain-containing protein 2-like — MSVKHRFYEIMDKIVASKKDNNFYLDRDKYAKCLEEVKTAKNVKNKKAVHYRRIKRYDILTIGGEEKLIAPIKEENGEIKYYVCYDDIFNILEETHLAVGHGGRTRMLKECSRKYRNITVEAIMTYLKLCQPCQKKQKTLKKGIVIKPILHSEMNSRCQVDLIDLQTNPDGNYKFILVYQDHLTKFVILRALQTKRAAEVAYHLLDIFTTFGAPNILHSDNGREFCNHIIENVCSMWPDVKIVHGKPRHSQSQGSVERANQDIENMLSTWMETNQLSKWSEGLKFIQAMKNRAYHEGIKCSPYEAMFGCPMKVGIASSAIPKDMIGLLRSEEDLENLLHTQENTEQNTNDENIIIEQDKEDNVVENQSEENINSESARNKTQECEMIEIEMENQITIDANVTIQRLGSETNSEKENETQSEEDPIPKKIESVQRIRTKAKLNLETQAEKMKAKSSDKYPNVKLGQNVRLKVPDIDRAKTDPKSIIAVVIDVKDNEFYQLGTNIGVLKQLYTQNQFTSCSEDFITIEDVVKEKEVSLREVVGKLSLTGGQGFKNVTVSKNACRRNALASHQDYFVILSATIALRVVTNNIFLRYLVPTN, encoded by the coding sequence ATGAGTGTAAAACAtagattttatgaaataatggaCAAGATCGTGGCAAGCAAGAAGGACAATAACTTTTATCTCGATAGGGATAAATACGCCAAGTGTTTAGAGGAAGTAAAAACTGCAAAGAACGTGAAAAATAAGAAAGCTGTGCATTACAGGCGTATTAAGCGCTATGATATTTTGACTATAGGCGGTGAAGAAAAGCTAATTGCGCCGATAAAGGAAGAGAATGGAGAAATCAAGTATTACGTTTGTTATGACGACATATTTAATATCCTCGAAGAAACGCATCTTGCTGTTGGACACGGTGGAAGGACTAGGATGCTAAAGGAATGTAGCCGCAAGTATAGAAATATTACAGTTGAGGCTATCATGACATATTTGAAGCTATGTCAACCTTGTCAAAAGAAACAGAAGACTTTGAAGAAGGGCATTGTCATCAAGCCTATACTTCATAGTGAAATGAACTCACGTTGTCAAGTAGATCTCATAGACCTACAAACCAACCCTGAcggaaattataaattcatattagTTTATCAAGACCATCTCACTAAATTTGTGATCCTTCGTGCACTTCAAACTAAACGCGCTGCAGAAGTTGCATATCATCTCTTGGATATTTTCACCACTTTTGGAGCGCCAAATATCCTTCATTCCGATAATGGTCGGGAGTTTTGTAACcatataattgaaaatgtatgCTCTATGTGGCCAGATGTCAAAATTGTACACGGAAAACCAAGACACAGTCAGAGTCAAGGATCAGTAGAGCGTGCCAATCAAGACATTGAAAATATGCTCAGTACGTGGATGGAAACCAATCAGTTGTCAAAGTGGTCAGAGGGCTTGAAATTCATCCAGGCAATGAAAAACAGAGCATATCACGAGGGAATCAAATGCTCGCCCTACGAAGCAATGTTTGGTTGTCCAATGAAAGTGGGCATTGCATCGTCAGCAATTCCAAAAGATATGATTGGACTTTTAAGATCTGAAGAAGATTTAGAGAATTTGTTGCATACGCAAGAAAATACGGAACAAAATACTAACgacgaaaatattataattgaacaGGACAAGGAAGACAACGTTGTTGAAAATCAGTCAGAAGAGAACATAAACAGTGAAAGTGCGAGGAACAAAACACAAGAATGCGAAATGATTGAAATAGAAATGGAAAATCAAATAACCATTGATGCCAATGTAACGATTCAGAGACTCGGTTCTGAGACAAATTCAGAGAAAGAAAACGAAACTCAATCTGAAGAAGATCCAATACCAAAGAAGATAGAATCTGTCCAGAGAATAAGAACAAAGGCAAAATTGAATTTGGAAACCCAAGCTGAAAAAATGAAAGCTAAGTCGTCTGATAAATATCCAAATGTGAAACTTGGCCAAAATGTAAGACTGAAAGTACCGGACATTGACAGAGCTAAAACTGACCCGAAAAGCATCATTGCAGTTGTAATAGATGTAAAGGACAACGAGTTTTACCAACTAGGTACCAATATTGGAGTACTAAAACAGCTTTACACACAGAATCAGTTTACCTCATGCTCTGAAGATTTTATTACGATAGAAGATGTTGTTAAAGAGAAAGAAGTGAGTCTTCGCGAAGTTGTTGGAAAATTGTCGTTGACTGGAGGACAAGGATTCAAAAATGTAACTGTCTCAAAAAATGCTTGTCGAAGAAATGCGCTTGCAAGTCATCAGGATTACTTTGTAATTCTAAGTGCCACAATAGCACTCCGtgttgtaacaaataatatttttcttaggtACTTAGTACCTACTAATTAA
- the LOC106139331 gene encoding glycine cleavage system H protein, mitochondrial-like, with product MTLQHFFYGAVKHGISNCLRIQSHIRPSYTVLHHKYSTSARKYTERHEWVTVDNDIGTVGISKYAQESLGDVVFAQLPDAGTVLIADEECGALESVKAASEIYSPVTGTVTERNKEVEKKPALINTSCYENGWLFKLRLSDMKEVDKLMTEEEYETYLKTDVEKETDS from the coding sequence ATGACACTCCAACATTTCTTTTACGGAGCAGTAAAACATGGCATTTCCAACTGTCTAAGGATACAATCACACATTAGACCAAGCTACACTGTATTACACCACAAATACAGTACTTCTGCCAGAAAATACACAGAACGACATGAATGGGTCACTGTAGATAATGATATAGGTACTGTTGGCATTAGTAAATATGCTCAAGAATCTCTAGGTGATGTGGTCTTCGCCCAATTACCGGATGCGGGCACAGTATTGATAGCTGACGAAGAATGTGGTGCATTAGAAAGTGTTAAGGCTGCCAGCGAAATATATTCTCCAGTCACAGGTACAGTGACTGAGAGAAATAAGGAGGTTGAGAAAAAACCTGCACTTATTAATACTTCATGTTATGAAAACGGCTGGCTATTTAAATTGAGGTTATCAGACATGAAAGAGGTTGATAAACTTATGACGGAAGAAGAATATGAAACATATCTGAAGACGGATGTAGAAAAAGAGACTGAttcttaa
- the LOC106139333 gene encoding sorting nexin-14 — protein sequence MTERCQRKFTEKFDNQKYIIYFGVITVSLTVFYFYRFYFVTLALSYGLGCVACYYGLNSSYLQKLLDRVMCHFDGNPPEEQLKETSVKGCNTCGSKDCSRHDDGGTSEPWTGLQIHKQLDQAIEDFYNAILEQFISSWFSKITLQPFFVDELRYQLRYASACLLQRAMKIDYARLITDRLLPCALRHFTSCTQSIELGRSLPLHPAVANRDAEMKYLRCVTEAVMPHLLREDDVQNSVFRVLIREIFAGWVLLSITDVLADPYIINTIIILATGDETMAQLPTTPNYEVEFLETFVRHTESVYAARPKLLRMDLDGIISEQSTFYAFVQYMKTTSWLQLLQFYRDIKSFQSRLLNPEPCQSELEALRREALLLAEYTETGLPLRPAVLEELRLLLREAENEDGIKKLQTSRALYEAARQSHSILEKIMLPRFLHSDEFYKMILGPRLPTGYQKQVKMVKRPQGQSRSETADGHTLDSMVNDLECCGSEKMDIVNYLDALAADEFNTRQHDLRNYKVVLTNVETRLVSRLMHTYIHMVTSMSRAGQYPPRRGTVRVFTLAVHRIAENMDANFWTVERNEHDFHLLRSKLHEFHGDKMLLDLPLPSRRDNSPLETLRYKYEDFLQRLLQKSLLQTSELLHLFLTVDGDFSTVVQASTLNANSTDLANLYQSVTYKLKKEKGQHLESFLMNLLFSTDLEWFQALKQGTGREVEEGVEVSEDADFDPPTQRLRNVRDIHNSVFGNNWDCHPEGYETRDLTHQNVLKGFSQCLMYILTRVLRCGGWVRRCAGAALARGGARADGAARAWLRAALARGCRPERLARAVRLGHNLLFNKKVTMTRIPPEQQWSRAHNQLQQALPTLATLMIGGTVTAALSLLQNTRYNKQLVYNLLDLCLMELFPELSATDNKPKS from the exons ATGACTGAAAGATgtcaaagaaagtttacagagAAATTTgataatcaaaaatatataatttacttcGGTGTTATAACTGTATCACTTACAGTTTTCTACTTTTACAG ATTTTACTTTGTTACTTTAGCTCTTAGCTATGGGTTGGGATGTGTGGCTTGTTATTACGGCCTAAATTCtagttatttacaaaaattattggACCGTGTTATGTGCCATTTCGATGGAAACCCGCCAGAAGAACAGTTAAAAGAAACGTCTGTCAAA GGATGTAACACATGTGGGTCAAAAGATTGTTCCCGGCATGATGACGGAGGTACAAGTGAGCCCTGGACAGGGCTCCAAATACACAAACAACTTGATCAGGCTATTGAGGAT tTCTACAATGCAATATTGGAGCAGTTCATCAGTTCGTGGTTCAGCAAGATCACGCTGCAGCCGTTCTTCGTGGACGAGTTGAGGTATCAGCTGAGATACGCGTCCGCCTGCCTACTGCAACGGGCGATGAAA atCGACTACGCTCGCCTTATAACAGATCGCCTCTTACCTTGTGCACTACGTCACTTCACATCATGCACGCAGTCTATAGAGTTGGGTCGATCATTGCCGCTCCACCCTGCGGTCGCTAACAGAGACGCGGAGATGAAATACCTGCGCTGTGTCACGGAGGCAGTCATGCCGCATTTGTTGCGAGAAGATGATGTGCAAAACTC TGTGTTCCGTGTACTTATTAGAGAAATATTTGCGGGATGGGTGCTTCTGTCTATTACGGACGTGTTAGCCGACCCCTATATAATAAacactattattatattggcCACTGGAGACGAAACTATGGCTCAATTACCCACCACGCCTAATTATGAG GTAGAATTTCTAGAAACATTCGTCCGCCATACTGAATCCGTGTACGCGGCGCGTCCCAAACTCCTGCGCATGGATCTAGACGGGATCATCTCCGAACAGAGCACTTTCTACGCGTTCGTTCAGTACATGAAGACCACCAGCTGGCTTCAATTGTTACAGTTCTATAGagatataa AGTCATTCCAATCCCGCTTATTAAACCCCGAGCCGTGTCAATCGGAGTTGGAAGCGTTGAGGAGGGAAGCGTTGTTGTTGGCCGAGTACACTGAAACTGGATTACCTCTGCGGCCCGCCGTTCTAGAAGAATTGAGGTTGTTGTTACGGGAGGCCGAGAACGAGGATGGTATTAAAAA attacAAACTAGTCGAGCCTTGTACGAAGCAGCGAGACAGTCGCATTCCATATTAGAAAAAATTATGCTACCCAGATTTTTACATAGCGATGAg ttCTACAAAATGATTTTGGGTCCCAGGTTGCCCACGGGATACCAGAAGCAAGTTAAAATGGTGAAAAG GCCCCAAGGCCAATCGCGATCGGAAACAGCGGACGGCCATACGCTGGACAGCATGGTGAACGATCTGGAATGTTGCGGCAGCGAGAAGATGGACATCGTCAACTACCTGGACGCTCTCGCCGCGGACGAGTTCAACACGAGGCAGCACGACCTGAGGAACTACAAGGTGGTGCTCACCAACGTGGAGACCAGGCTGGTCAGTCGGTTAAtgcatacgtacatacatatggtcacgtccatgtcccgtgcgggg CAATACCCACCCCGCCGCGGCACCGTCCGAGTGTTCACTCTAGCAGTTCACAGGATAGCGGAGAACATGGACGCCAATTTCTGGACTGTTGAGAGGAACGAACATGACTTCCATTTGCTGAGGAGTAAGCTGCATGAGTTCCACGGGGACAAGATGCTGTTGGACCTGCCTCTGCCTTCCAGGAG aGACAACAGCCCCCTAGAGACATTACGGTACAAATACGAGGACTTCCTCCAGCGGCTTCTGCAGAAAAGCCTGCTTCAGACCAGCGAGCTACTCCACTTGTTCCTCACAGTTGACGGCGACTTCTCAACCGTGGTGCAAGCGTCCACTCTGAACGCGAACAGCACGGATCTGGCGAATCTGTATCAGTCCGTCACGTATAAGCTGAAGAAGGAGAAGGGACAGCATTTGGAGAGTTTCCTGATGAATCTTCTCTTCTCTACGGATTTGGAGTGGTTTCAGGCGCT CAAACAAGGAACCGGCCGAGAAGTAGAAGAGGGCGTGGAAGTCAGCGAGGACGCGGATTTTGACCCCCCCACGCAAAGGCTGCGTAATGTTAGAGACATACACAACAGTGTATTTGGAAATAATTGGGACTGCCACCCGGAGGGTTACGAGACCAGGGATTTGACGCATCAGAACGTGTTGAAGGGGTTCTCGCAGTGTCTCATGTATATAT TGACACGCGTGCTGCGCTGCGGCGGCTGGGTGCGGCGCTGCGCGGGCGCCGCGCTGGcccgcggcggcgcgcgcgcagacggcgcggcgcgggcgtGGCTGCGCGCGGCGCTGGCGCGCGGCTGCCGGCCCGAGCGGCTGGCGCGCGCCGTCCGGCTGGGGCACA ATCTACTGTTCAACAAGAAAGTGACCATGACCCGAATACCGCCCGAACAACAATGGTCGCGAGCCCACAATCAGTTGCAGCAAGCGCTCCCCACACTGGCCACTCTGATGATTGGAGGCACTGTCACCGCCGCCTTGTCACTGTTACAGAACACGCGTTATAATAAGCAG